In one window of Amblyomma americanum isolate KBUSLIRL-KWMA chromosome 9, ASM5285725v1, whole genome shotgun sequence DNA:
- the LOC144105214 gene encoding juvenile hormone acid O-methyltransferase-like, with the protein MQEQSTDTRLVTTMSSTSSPCPKNPSYNSQLYASNDNRQREMNLKVLDLLQMAFAPMPTEDQQFLDLGCGTGDFTRDWLLPRCPPCRRLVAVDASVEMLAYARENCAHPSIEYDHLNVGDDVTEFVAKHGQFARVYSFFCLNWLKDQNKAMKNVSRLLLPSGECLLVFPAWSPTRMLWRKIAGLDRWKKFSSVLEGFVPKSQDLEDDDARLSYLLDLLNGAGLKPRTCELLFGVPHDYSKPESFIDMQLSLNPAASLVTPEEKELLRKDVTEEVMKWTTEGVFATRPSLYLVHARKTEPK; encoded by the exons GAACAAAGCACAGACACTCGACTGGTAACAACGATGTCAAGCACGAGCAGCCCTTGTCCCAAAAATCCCAGCTACAATTCGCAGCTGTACGCCAGCAACGACAACAGGCAACGCGAAATGAACCTCAAGGTCCTGGACTTGCTCCAGATGGCGTTTGCGCCGATGCCGACAGAAGACCAACAGTTTCTCGATCTCGGCTGCGGAACGGGCGATTTCACTCGCGACTGGCTTCTGCCGCGATGTCCACCCTGTCGGAGGCTAGTTGCGGTGGACGCCTCGGTGGAGATGTTGGCCTACGCCCGGGAGAACTGCGCGCATCCCAGCATTGAGTACGACCACCTCAACGTTGGCGATGACGTGACCGAATTCGTAGCCAAGCACGGCCAGTTTGCCCGTGTCTACTCCTTCTTCTGTCTTAACTGGCTCAAGGACCAGAACAAGGCTATGAAGAACGTGTCTCGTCTGCTCCTGCCTTCTGGTGAATGTCTTCTGGTTTTCCCTGCCTGGTCTCCGACGAGGATGCTTTGGAGAAAGATTGCTGGCCTGGATCGATGGAAGAAGTTCTCGAGC GTCCTCGAGGGATTCGTCCCCAAAAGCCAAGATTTGGAAGACGACGATGCGAGGCTGTCTTACCTTCTAGACCTCCTCAACGGCGCTGGCTTGAAGCCCCGCACCTGTGAACTCCTGTTCGGCGTGCCGCACGACTACAGCAAACCCGAGTCATTCATTG ACATGCAGCTGTCACTGAATCCAGCAGCGTCCCTGGTAACGCCCGAGGAAAAAGAGCTCCTCAGAAAAGACGTTACCGAAGAAGTGATGAAGTGGACGACGGAAGGGGTCTTCGCCACAAGGCCCTCACTCTACCTGGTGCACGCAAGAAAGACGGAGCCaaagtga